A segment of the Robbsia sp. KACC 23696 genome:
GAAGGCTTCGCCGAATCGGATGGCACCTATACCGAAGAGATCTGCAACCTCGAAGGGATTGGCGAAAGCCAGGCGCGGGACGTCGCGGCAACCGTCGATTGGCTGCACACGCGCCCCGACGCCGATACAAGCCGTGTGCTGGTCGTGGGCGCCTCATTGGGTGGCCTCGCGACAATGGCCTATGGGATGCATCCTGCCCCCGGGGTGCGCGGGCTGATCAATTTCTCGGGCGGACTGCGGCAGGAGCAATGTCCGACCTGGCAGCAGTCCCTCGTCGGCGCTTTCCGCGCCTATGGGGAGCCGGGGTCGCTGCCTTCGCTTTGGTTGTACGGTGACAATGATCGGAACTGGTCGACCAGCCTGGCCCTGCGAATGCGCGATGCGTATCGCGAGGCCGGCGGCAAGATCCAGTACGTCGACTTCGGCGACTACAAGGACAATGCACACCGCCTCGTCGGCGATCGCGACGGGGTGGCGATCTGGTGGCCCAGCGTCGACCGTTTCCTCGTACAGATCGGCTTGCCCGATACCGTCCGCGAGCGCGCGCCGGCCGTCCAACAGCCGCCGCCAAGCCACTTCGCCGCGCTCGACGACGCCGATGCCGTGCCCTATCTCGATGAGGATGGCCGAACCGGCTATCGCACCTTCCTCAAACAATTCCCGACCCGCGCCTTCGCGGTTTCGTCGGCCGGGGCATGGTCCTGGGCCGAAGGCGGCGACGACCCGATCAGCGTTGCCCTGGACAACTGCCAGCGCAATAGCGACACGCGCTGTCGCCTGTATGCGATCGACGATGCCGTCGTCTGGCAACCGTCCGACGCGGCCGGCGACGGTCACTGATGCGTCCGCTCCGCCGGTAAGCGATGGCGATGCCGTGGAATCACCCTGCCAATATTGGCGTTACTGCGCCCTCCTGCGCTAGCGCCTACAATGAGGACAGTTCGAACGACAGCAGTGTGCAGGGCAGGAGACACAATGACGGATAGCCGTACCCAGACGCTGGCGGCCACGGAAGCGCAACAGGCCAGCAACCGGACCACCGCACCGGCCGATCTTTCCAACGCGGAACCGACGAAGCAGCGCAGCATCCTGGCCAGCGGCGCGACCGAAACACCGATTGTCACGTCGGTCGCGCCTGTCGCGGGCGCGTCCGACACGGGCGCGCTACCGGCCTCCGCGCAACGCGTGGCGGCGCTGCTCGCAGAGCTGTCTCATCCGCATCCGGTGGTGATGTTGCCGCAGACTGGACGGACATCGGCGGAAGCCGCCGCGGCACTCGGTTGCGAAGTCGCCAATATCGCCAAGTCCATCATCTTCCGACGCATCGAAGACGACCGTCCGGTATTGGTCATCGCGAGTGGCATCAATCGAGTCGACGAAAGCAAGGTCACCGCGCAGGTCGGCGCGATCGGTCGCGCCGATGCCCGATTCGTCCGCGATGCCACCGGCTATGCCATCGGCGGCGTCTGTCCGATCGGTCATGTCGTAGCGCCCTTGACGCTGATCGATGCCGATCTGATGGCCCTGGACACGATCTGGGCGGCGGCAGGTCACCCGCATGCGGTCTTCAAGCTCGACGGCGCCGCGTTGGCGCGCTGGACCGGCGCACCGGTAATCGACGTCGCCGAACGTCGGTAAGCCGCGACGGACGACCCTGCCGTCAGGCTATCCGCTTTCGCGCGCCAGCCTGTCTAAGAGGCAAGCCACGACGCGCTGCGTCTTCGATGCATCACCCATCGCGCGTGCAGGGCTTTTGCATCGGCAATGGAACGCGGCGGAAACAGGGCATACCGTATGACTGTCGCGTTCCTGCCTCAACCGTATGATCGATCGTGAAACGCCTAGCCAATTTTCGTTGGCCAGTTTGATATCGGCGGCGCAGAATGGAATGCAGGGATGCCGGTTTTCCCAGCGTGCGTTGCCCCTAGCCTGGTCTCCCGATACTCAGATCGAGGTCTGCTTCTTATGTCACGTATTGTCATGATCGGCGACGCTTTTTCGAAGGTCCAGCGTCTCGCGCCGCAAGACATCCGCTTGTATGCGGAGCATGTCGACGACATGCATCCGCTGCATCACGACGAAGCGACGGCCAAGGCCGCCGGCTTTCCCCATATCCTGGCTTCCGGTTCGCAAACCACGGCCTATTTTCTCGCGGCGATCAACTCGCACTTCGCCAAGTTCGCGCAGCCGCTGCTACAGGATTTCTCGATCAAAGTGCAGCGCCCCGTCATTGCCGGCGATACGCTGACGATGACCTGGACCGTGGTGGATGCATTCTGGAAAAACGAGATGAACGGCGACCTGACCACGCTGGAAGGCACGGTCATGAACCAACGCGAACAATTGGTGTTGAGCGCAACCGCGAAGGTCCTGATCAAACCGCGATCGGCGGAACTCGGCAATAGCACCGGCTCCCCCTGATCAAAGCGGTCTCATCGACCGCGTATGACGCGATGCGCAGGCAAAAAAAAGCCGCTCC
Coding sequences within it:
- a CDS encoding CocE/NonD family hydrolase, producing the protein MSTDMSQGRSASRAGALSASRTATIPTVARALLPLAVLLLASGIARAATSEPGSEAMSPADATPFDVPAQPAYPTPPIALLAQAQQSLPASTTMPTLRSILRPVPRGFERGRSAAGVRRPGAAVAPSGPAPEMTPIPPHAASVPMEASSPAGEASVPNAVADADSPTTLLPLLPPGMNEAVVRVPVGDTGKTLETTVFKPEGEGPFPVVVFNHGKEPVDPREQPRARPLSFAREFVRRGYLVVVPNREGFAESDGTYTEEICNLEGIGESQARDVAATVDWLHTRPDADTSRVLVVGASLGGLATMAYGMHPAPGVRGLINFSGGLRQEQCPTWQQSLVGAFRAYGEPGSLPSLWLYGDNDRNWSTSLALRMRDAYREAGGKIQYVDFGDYKDNAHRLVGDRDGVAIWWPSVDRFLVQIGLPDTVRERAPAVQQPPPSHFAALDDADAVPYLDEDGRTGYRTFLKQFPTRAFAVSSAGAWSWAEGGDDPISVALDNCQRNSDTRCRLYAIDDAVVWQPSDAAGDGH
- a CDS encoding YbaK/EbsC family protein, with protein sequence MVTSVAPVAGASDTGALPASAQRVAALLAELSHPHPVVMLPQTGRTSAEAAAALGCEVANIAKSIIFRRIEDDRPVLVIASGINRVDESKVTAQVGAIGRADARFVRDATGYAIGGVCPIGHVVAPLTLIDADLMALDTIWAAAGHPHAVFKLDGAALARWTGAPVIDVAERR
- a CDS encoding MaoC family dehydratase: MSRIVMIGDAFSKVQRLAPQDIRLYAEHVDDMHPLHHDEATAKAAGFPHILASGSQTTAYFLAAINSHFAKFAQPLLQDFSIKVQRPVIAGDTLTMTWTVVDAFWKNEMNGDLTTLEGTVMNQREQLVLSATAKVLIKPRSAELGNSTGSP